One window of Caloenas nicobarica isolate bCalNic1 chromosome 7, bCalNic1.hap1, whole genome shotgun sequence genomic DNA carries:
- the ADIRF gene encoding adipogenesis regulatory factor has product MSGKNFQGLKEQAEGAAKDAANALGQATQDAVNQITDASQKAIDKASKAAQDGVEKATGQAAEAMSGLGKKCGFKK; this is encoded by the exons ATGTCAGGTAAAAACTTCCAGGGACTGAAGGAACAGGCTGAAGGTGCAGCAAAAGATGCTG CAAACGCATTGGGACAGGCTACTCAGGATGCAGTCAACCAGATTACAGATGCAAGCCAGAAAG CTATTGACAAGGCTTCCAAGGCAGCGCAGGATGGGGTAGAAAAAGCAACTGGACAAGCTGCAGAAGCAATGTCTGGCCTTGGGAAAAAATGTGGATTTAAGAAATGA